From Paenibacillus sp. GP183, one genomic window encodes:
- a CDS encoding CsbD family protein — MDSNVFKGKWKQMKGEVKSRWGKLTDDDLDVIDGEREKLIGKLQERYGHNKETAEKEYHDWSHKHV, encoded by the coding sequence ATGGATAGCAATGTATTCAAAGGTAAATGGAAGCAAATGAAAGGTGAAGTCAAAAGCCGATGGGGCAAGCTGACCGATGACGATCTGGATGTCATTGATGGTGAGCGCGAGAAGCTGATTGGTAAACTTCAAGAGCGATATGGCCACAACAAGGAAACCGCTGAAAAAGAATATCATGATTGGTCACACAAGCATGTATAA
- a CDS encoding GNAT family N-acetyltransferase, with product MEQLEFIQIREDHVQEVMEIYNYYVLHSTATFHLEALNWEEMKATVMNNIPRYPTFVIQKAGVIAGYILITQHKNKQAYNATGEVTIYLKPEYSGQGIGGKALAFVEQVAREHKYHVLIATISGENEQSALLFKKNGYTQAAHFKEIGLKFGRRVDIVSFQKILD from the coding sequence ATGGAACAATTGGAGTTTATTCAAATCAGGGAAGACCATGTTCAGGAAGTCATGGAGATTTACAATTATTATGTGCTCCATTCGACGGCAACCTTCCATCTTGAAGCACTGAATTGGGAAGAAATGAAAGCAACCGTCATGAATAACATTCCAAGATATCCCACCTTCGTCATTCAAAAGGCGGGCGTAATTGCCGGATACATATTGATCACTCAGCACAAAAATAAACAAGCCTATAACGCTACCGGAGAGGTGACGATCTATCTCAAACCGGAATACAGCGGTCAGGGCATTGGCGGGAAAGCACTCGCCTTTGTCGAACAGGTTGCGAGAGAGCATAAGTATCATGTGTTAATAGCTACGATCAGCGGAGAAAATGAACAAAGTGCCTTATTGTTTAAGAAAAATGGCTACACCCAAGCTGCGCATTTCAAAGAAATCGGCCTCAAATTTGGCAGACGTGTGGATATAGTAAGCTTCCAAAAGATATTGGATTAA
- a CDS encoding GNAT family N-acetyltransferase has translation MLILIKSRIHEHQIQELLAYSVFPDPDHLEQTIQDYITNEKLELFGYESDDVIVGILGFQQEDRDELTIQHIAVRPDSRGAGFGRGLILEAIAMFKPERVLVETDEEAVNFYRSIGFEINSLGEKYPGVERFVCSYYTDSEID, from the coding sequence GTGCTAATTCTTATTAAATCGAGAATTCATGAGCATCAAATCCAAGAATTGCTTGCTTATAGTGTGTTTCCCGATCCAGATCATCTTGAACAAACCATACAGGACTACATAACCAATGAGAAGCTCGAGCTATTTGGCTATGAATCTGATGATGTAATCGTCGGTATTCTTGGGTTTCAGCAAGAGGACAGGGATGAGCTGACAATTCAACACATCGCAGTTCGGCCGGACAGCCGGGGAGCGGGATTCGGACGAGGCCTCATTCTTGAAGCGATCGCGATGTTCAAGCCTGAGAGGGTATTGGTTGAAACCGATGAAGAGGCAGTCAACTTTTACAGAAGTATCGGCTTTGAGATTAACAGCTTGGGGGAAAAGTACCCCGGAGTTGAGCGATTTGTATGCAGCTATTATACGGATTCTGAAATCGACTGA
- a CDS encoding YceI family protein, with amino-acid sequence MAKSHWNVDASHSSIDFTIKHMMIAKVKGSFNSFEAQIEADPDDLTTANVQFSIDLSSIDTRNADRDNHLRTGDFFDIEQYPRMTFQSTSITKKGEGEYNVTGNVSLHGVTRPESFTVSFEGAGKDPWGNEKVGFSGNGSLKRSDYGLTYNAALETGGFLIGDEVKVSIEIEAAKQA; translated from the coding sequence ATGGCAAAATCCCACTGGAATGTGGACGCTTCGCACAGCAGCATCGATTTCACCATCAAACACATGATGATCGCAAAGGTAAAGGGTTCATTCAATAGCTTTGAAGCCCAAATTGAAGCTGATCCTGATGATCTGACCACCGCTAATGTTCAATTTTCCATAGACCTCAGCAGTATTGATACAAGAAATGCCGACCGTGACAATCACCTGCGCACAGGAGACTTCTTTGATATCGAGCAATATCCTAGAATGACTTTTCAATCTACTTCCATCACCAAAAAGGGTGAGGGCGAGTACAATGTTACCGGTAATGTGAGCTTGCATGGCGTAACCCGTCCTGAATCGTTTACTGTCAGCTTTGAAGGAGCGGGAAAAGATCCTTGGGGCAATGAAAAAGTAGGTTTCAGCGGTAACGGAAGTCTCAAACGGAGCGACTACGGATTAACTTATAATGCGGCTCTGGAAACAGGCGGTTTCCTTATCGGAGACGAAGTTAAAGTATCCATTGAAATTGAAGCTGCGAAACAAGCTTAA
- the queF gene encoding preQ(1) synthase, whose product MSKENELENISLLGNQNVKYSYDYDPGVLETFENRHPELDYFVKFNCPEFTSLCPITGQPDFATIYISYMPGIQMVESKSLKLYLFSFRNHGDFHENCIVTIMKDLIHLMEPKYIEVWGKFTPRGGISIDPYANYGKPGTPYEEMARKRLFQHDLYPEKIDNR is encoded by the coding sequence ATGAGCAAAGAGAATGAGCTCGAGAACATCAGCTTGCTGGGGAACCAAAATGTGAAATATAGCTATGACTATGATCCTGGCGTTTTAGAAACCTTTGAGAATAGGCATCCGGAGCTGGACTATTTTGTGAAGTTTAATTGCCCGGAATTTACAAGTTTATGCCCGATAACAGGTCAGCCTGACTTCGCGACAATTTATATCAGCTACATGCCAGGAATTCAGATGGTCGAAAGCAAGTCGCTCAAGCTATATTTGTTCAGCTTCAGGAACCATGGCGATTTCCATGAAAATTGCATTGTGACCATCATGAAAGATCTGATTCATTTGATGGAGCCCAAGTACATCGAGGTTTGGGGCAAGTTTACACCTCGCGGCGGCATCTCCATTGATCCCTATGCGAATTATGGAAAACCTGGGACACCCTACGAGGAGATGGCCAGAAAGCGATTGTTCCAGCACGATCTGTATCCGGAGAAGATAGATAATCGATAA
- a CDS encoding queuosine precursor transporter, with protein sequence MKYGAAATAESAVPTSNLSRVGATPYLQIDPSTKKLIVLAASFIAALMIANIVAIKTVNVGFANVTAAIFFYPITFIMADTISEIWGRHVARRAIWTGLFMNVIMVGIFTLVIRMPSAPFFDNQEELEIILGGVPRIVLASLAAYSISQNLDVYLFTKLRERTNGRHLWLRTNVATILCQIIDTAIFFTVAFIGIMPFPDMLAATTTEFGVKVAMSIIGTPFIYLLVKWVRRTAA encoded by the coding sequence ATGAAATATGGTGCAGCAGCAACGGCGGAATCGGCAGTGCCTACAAGCAATTTATCGAGAGTCGGGGCCACCCCGTATCTGCAGATTGACCCTTCCACCAAGAAGCTGATCGTGCTTGCGGCAAGTTTTATCGCGGCTTTAATGATCGCCAATATCGTGGCGATCAAAACCGTCAACGTAGGCTTTGCTAATGTGACGGCGGCCATTTTCTTTTACCCGATCACCTTTATTATGGCGGATACCATTTCCGAAATCTGGGGTAGGCATGTGGCTCGTCGGGCGATATGGACCGGATTGTTCATGAATGTCATCATGGTGGGGATTTTTACCCTGGTGATTCGGATGCCGTCCGCGCCGTTTTTTGATAATCAGGAGGAGCTTGAGATTATTCTAGGCGGTGTGCCTAGGATTGTGCTAGCTTCCTTGGCGGCATATTCCATCAGTCAAAATTTGGACGTCTATCTGTTCACGAAGCTGAGGGAAAGAACTAACGGAAGACATTTATGGCTTCGCACGAATGTAGCAACAATCCTATGCCAGATCATCGATACAGCGATTTTCTTTACTGTCGCTTTTATCGGAATCATGCCCTTTCCGGATATGCTGGCGGCTACGACTACTGAGTTTGGCGTGAAGGTCGCCATGTCAATCATCGGAACACCTTTTATCTATTTACTGGTTAAGTGGGTGAGGAGGACAGCAGCATGA
- a CDS encoding ATP-dependent DNA helicase, translated as MSNPLQIAVRPLVEYVFRGGSIDSGFRTASTLTEGTKAHQNVQKEYREQDQKEVYLSAEIPYGDLVFVVDGRCDGLLLDEDSIMTIDEIKSTAKDIKLITEEMYPVHWAQAKFYAYMYAKEHRVDRMRIQLTYVQVVSGEHKRFVQEAELAELEAFAGEVIQRYAPYAQMLQQHKRDRDRSIEELDFPFETYRAGQRKLSGAVYKAIEAGVSLFAKAPTGIGKTISTTFPGVKAIGKGLLDRLFYLTAKTITRTAAEEAFTRMQGKGLKLHTVTITAKDKVCFKEETRCTKEYCEFADGYYDRINEAMLDLLSNETLMSRQVIEAYARKHRICPFEFSLDAAYAADVVICDYNYIFDPRVSLKRMFNESKKQTALLIDEAHNLVDRAREMFSSSLHKSDFLAVQREFKGVNTEVFQAAKAVNDYLISLRKQSGDKLRIEKDSPKELAALVQAFALHAERELAASGSRLPSPQLLDTYFACLSFGRIDKLYDERYVTYMEISKSEVSVKLFCLDPSYLLTMFGKGYRSRIYFSATLSPNAYYLDMLGAGEDDYTVSIPSPFSSKQLSVHIQPLSTRYQDRERNKAHLVKLLLKLAAENPGNYLFFFPSYEYMNSVYEAFMEERSGVRTLLQQGEMSEEEREGFLAQFDAENQGTFAGFAVMGGIFSEGIDLVGNRLTGVVVIGVGLPQISLERNIIKDYFSSAGRNGYDYAYVFPGMNKVLQAGGRLIRSEHDRGVLVLVDDRYLQPQYQRLLPEEWKHYQVNERTRGVQTFLTVET; from the coding sequence TTGTCGAACCCTTTGCAAATAGCAGTAAGACCGCTTGTTGAATATGTATTTCGCGGCGGAAGCATTGATTCCGGGTTTCGGACGGCCAGCACATTAACGGAGGGCACCAAAGCTCACCAGAACGTGCAAAAAGAGTACCGCGAGCAGGATCAAAAAGAAGTGTATCTAAGCGCGGAGATCCCCTATGGCGATCTCGTTTTTGTCGTGGATGGAAGATGCGACGGGCTGCTGCTTGACGAGGATTCCATCATGACTATTGATGAAATCAAATCAACGGCCAAGGACATCAAGCTGATTACAGAGGAGATGTATCCCGTTCACTGGGCACAGGCTAAATTCTATGCCTATATGTATGCGAAGGAGCATCGAGTCGACCGGATGCGAATTCAATTGACCTATGTTCAAGTGGTAAGCGGGGAGCATAAGAGGTTTGTGCAGGAGGCGGAGCTTGCGGAGCTGGAGGCTTTTGCGGGCGAGGTTATTCAGCGGTATGCCCCCTATGCGCAAATGCTGCAGCAGCATAAGCGGGATCGGGACAGGAGCATCGAGGAGCTGGATTTTCCCTTTGAGACATACCGGGCAGGTCAACGGAAGCTGTCAGGAGCGGTTTACAAAGCGATAGAAGCGGGAGTGAGCCTCTTCGCCAAAGCGCCGACCGGTATTGGCAAAACGATATCGACGACGTTTCCCGGCGTGAAGGCCATCGGCAAAGGGCTGCTGGATCGGCTCTTTTATTTGACAGCGAAGACGATAACCCGGACAGCAGCGGAAGAAGCTTTTACACGGATGCAAGGCAAAGGGCTGAAGCTGCATACGGTGACTATAACCGCGAAGGACAAGGTGTGCTTTAAAGAAGAAACGAGATGCACGAAGGAGTATTGCGAGTTTGCCGACGGTTATTATGACCGGATCAATGAGGCTATGCTTGATTTGCTGTCAAACGAAACGCTGATGAGTCGCCAGGTGATTGAGGCATATGCGCGCAAGCATAGAATTTGCCCTTTTGAGTTCTCCCTGGATGCGGCCTATGCAGCGGATGTGGTGATATGTGACTACAATTATATATTCGACCCTCGAGTATCTTTGAAACGAATGTTCAACGAGTCCAAAAAACAAACCGCTCTCTTGATTGATGAAGCACACAATTTGGTCGATCGGGCAAGGGAGATGTTCTCAAGTTCACTCCATAAATCCGATTTTTTGGCGGTTCAACGCGAGTTTAAAGGTGTGAATACAGAGGTTTTTCAAGCGGCTAAGGCGGTCAACGATTATTTAATTTCTTTGAGAAAACAGAGCGGGGACAAGCTGCGGATCGAGAAGGATTCGCCAAAAGAGCTTGCTGCCCTAGTCCAGGCATTTGCGCTCCATGCCGAACGAGAGCTTGCTGCTTCAGGCTCCAGGCTGCCGAGTCCGCAGCTGCTGGACACTTACTTTGCCTGCCTGAGCTTTGGTCGGATTGACAAGCTGTACGATGAGCGCTACGTAACCTATATGGAAATCTCCAAAAGCGAGGTCAGTGTGAAGCTGTTTTGTCTCGATCCCTCGTACCTGCTAACTATGTTTGGAAAAGGGTACCGCTCACGCATTTACTTCTCGGCCACGCTCTCACCGAACGCATATTACTTGGATATGCTTGGGGCGGGTGAAGACGATTATACGGTGTCGATACCGTCACCGTTTTCAAGTAAGCAGCTCAGTGTGCATATTCAGCCACTCTCGACTCGCTATCAGGACCGTGAACGGAACAAGGCTCACTTGGTGAAACTACTGCTGAAGCTCGCGGCCGAAAATCCGGGCAATTACTTGTTCTTCTTCCCTTCTTATGAATACATGAACAGTGTATATGAGGCGTTTATGGAAGAGAGAAGCGGCGTGCGAACCCTCCTCCAGCAGGGTGAGATGTCAGAAGAGGAGCGGGAGGGCTTTTTGGCCCAATTTGATGCGGAAAATCAGGGAACCTTCGCCGGCTTTGCCGTGATGGGCGGTATTTTTTCCGAGGGCATTGATCTTGTGGGCAATCGCTTAACTGGTGTAGTTGTCATCGGAGTAGGGCTGCCTCAAATCAGTCTGGAGCGCAATATCATTAAGGATTACTTTAGCAGCGCGGGCAGAAATGGATACGATTACGCTTATGTATTCCCGGGAATGAACAAAGTGCTGCAGGCAGGCGGCAGGTTGATCCGCTCTGAACACGATCGCGGGGTGCTCGTCTTGGTGGACGATCGATATTTGCAGCCGCAGTATCAGCGCCTGCTGCCGGAAGAGTGGAAGCATTATCAAGTCAATGAAAGAACACGAGGTGTGCAAACGTTCCTTACAGTCGAAACATAA
- the phnC gene encoding phosphonate ABC transporter ATP-binding protein: MIEFKNVTKTYPNGTIGLKNINLTIHPGEFVVIVGLSGAGKSTMLRSINRLIEITGGQIVIDGKAITSANGSELLRMRRDIGMIFQSFNLVKRSSVLRNVLSGRVGYHSTLRMLLGLFPKADIDLALKALERVNILEKAYSRADELSGGQQQRVSIARALAQEAKIILADEPVASLDPLTTRQVMDDLKRINQELGITTVVNLHFIDLAREYATRIIGLRAGEVVFDGPVAQATDAKFSEIYGRVNLQDELLGEAKKH, translated from the coding sequence ATGATTGAATTTAAGAATGTAACCAAAACGTATCCAAATGGCACCATCGGTTTAAAAAACATCAATTTAACCATACACCCGGGTGAATTTGTCGTTATTGTCGGTTTATCAGGTGCCGGAAAATCGACCATGCTGCGTTCGATCAACCGGCTTATTGAAATTACAGGCGGTCAAATCGTCATCGACGGGAAAGCCATTACGTCAGCCAACGGTTCGGAGCTGCTTCGAATGCGGCGTGATATCGGGATGATTTTTCAAAGCTTTAATCTGGTAAAAAGATCTTCCGTCCTGCGCAACGTCCTGTCCGGCCGGGTAGGCTACCACTCCACACTTCGTATGCTGCTTGGCCTGTTCCCCAAAGCCGACATTGATCTGGCTCTGAAGGCTCTGGAGCGTGTCAATATCCTTGAGAAGGCATACTCTCGCGCAGATGAGCTCTCAGGGGGCCAGCAGCAGCGGGTATCGATTGCGAGAGCACTCGCACAGGAGGCGAAGATCATTCTCGCCGACGAACCCGTCGCATCGCTAGATCCGCTTACGACCCGCCAGGTCATGGACGATCTGAAGCGGATTAATCAGGAGCTGGGGATCACGACGGTCGTCAACCTGCACTTCATTGATTTGGCAAGGGAATACGCGACAAGAATTATTGGGCTTAGGGCCGGAGAAGTCGTATTTGACGGACCTGTAGCGCAGGCAACCGACGCCAAATTCAGCGAAATCTATGGCCGCGTTAACCTCCAAGATGAGCTGCTTGGGGAGGCGAAGAAGCATTGA